The following proteins are co-located in the Penaeus monodon isolate SGIC_2016 chromosome 35, NSTDA_Pmon_1, whole genome shotgun sequence genome:
- the LOC119594966 gene encoding SET domain-containing protein SmydA-8-like — translation MVLCQNLKTLSSWYHVSSFGTDGIQIMGGSKTSEEKGKCASCGNAAETRCTGCRNVFYCGRECQKKGWSQHKDSCRPFAVSKRKDVGRFLVASRDLTVDDVILCEAPLVMGPKQMTEPVCLGCYKHITSKYRCPRCSWPTCGPECDAQAAHAPECQVTSAAGVDLDAEMASAETPVHLYEVVTVLRCLVIASRDSKKWRASTERLNTRYLKAVGSPQYHHNQEYVVNALRDKFLLHQHPGVDASDAAIHTALGLLQINNIPTKTRYGEVQAIYPMSSLLSHSCIPNTKMQWENGRLTVRASDPIKRGDPITAIFTDILWGTRARQDHIQQTRLLTCTCKRCQDPTELNTFFSALKCRRCGGTVLPEKPLDDASPWLCRECSHQMTTEEVLGTNLALGAAVEVALTKPSITSLEALQKEWVQRVHPNHYHLHAVKHSLLQLYGRSKEKANEEEKDEAHWIEIDKKEKVCKEFLTVCSRLDPSTQHTVPFVGLTFYEYHKTILQNAQRHFSQAKLTTQQLKKRMLLSKALLRKALDIFKNEPEDTPEGQLCITCEEEIIRIGKWMLAVGLV, via the exons ATGGTACTTTGCCAAAACTTGAAAACCCTTAGTTCTTGGTACCACGTGAGTTCTTTCGGGACAGACGGGATTCAG ATCATGGGCGGGTCGAAAACGagcgaagagaaggggaaatgcgCCTCGTGTGGAAATGCAGCAGAGACACGGTGCACGGGATGCAGGAACGTCTTTTACTGTGGAAGAGAGTGCCAGAAGAAGGGATGGTCGCAACACAAGGATTCCTGCAGGCCCTTCGCT GTGAGCAAGAGGAAAGACGTCGGGCGGTTTCTCGTGGCGTCGAGGGACCTCACTGTGGATGACGTCATTCTGTGCGAGGCCCCCCTGGTCATGGGGCCCAAACAGATGACTGAGCCTGTCTGTCTGGGATGCTACAAACACATCACCAGCAAGTACAG ATGCCCCCGTTGCTCGTGGCCGACGTGCGGGCCGGAGTGCGACGCCCAGGCCGCCCACGCGCCCGAGTGCCAGGTCACGAGCGCCGCCGGGGTCGACCTGGACGCGGAGATGGCCAGCGCCGAGACGCCCGTCCACCTCTACGAGGTCGTGACGGTGCTCAG ATGCCTCGTGATTGCAAGCAGGGACAGCAAGAAGTGGCGAGCAAGCACAGAACGCCTGAATACCCGGTACCTGAAGGCCGTCGGATCGCCACAGTACCACCACAACCAGGAATACGTGGTTAATGCCTTGCGGGATAAGTTCCTCCTGCACCAGCACCCGGGGGTTGATGCGTCTGATGCTGCCATACACACT GCTCTAGGCTTGCTGCAGATCAACAACATTCCCACAAAGACGCGCTATGGAGAAGTTCAAGCCATTTACCCAATGTCTTCGTTACTGAGTCATTCGTGCATTCCCAATACCAAAATGCAGTGGGAG aACGGACGTCTGACCGTGCGGGCATCAGACCCCATCAAACGCGGCGACCCCATTACTGCCATCTTCACAGACATCCTGTGGGGCACGAGGGCAAGGCAAGACCACATCCAGCAGACGAGGCTCCTCACCTGCACTTGCAAGCGGTGCCAAGACCCGACGGAACTCAACACCTTCTTCTCTGCTCTCAAGTGCCGAAGGTGCGGAGGGACTGTGTTGCCCGAGAAGCCCCTGGATGACGCGAGTCCTTGGCTCTGCCGGGAGTGCTCTCACCAG ATGACCACAGAAGAAGTACTTGGGACGAATTTGGCCCTGGGTGCGGCTGTGGAGGTGGCACTGACCAAACCCTCCATAACATCCCTCGAGGCTCTGCAGAAGGAGTGGGTGCAGCGAGTCCACCCCAACCACTACCACCTCCACGCCGTCAAGCACTCGCTCCTGCAGCTCTACGGGAGATCCAAGGAGAAGGcaaacgaagaggagaaggacgaagcCCACTGGATCGAGATCGACAAGAAGGAGAAAGTCTGCAAGGAATTCCTCACCGTGTGTTCCCGCCTGGACCCCTCCACCCAGCACACGGTTCCCTTCGTCGGCCTCACCTTCTACGAATACCACAAGACGATCCTGCAGAATGCCCAGCGGCACTTTTCCCAGGCGAAGCTGACGACGCAGCAGCTCAAGAAGAGAATGCTCCTGTCCAAGGCTTTGTTACGAAAAGCGCTCGACATTTTCAAGAACGAGCCGGAGGATACACCCGAGGGCCAGCTGTGTATTACGTGTGAGGAGGAAATTATTCGTATAGGAAAGTGGATGCTGGCAGTAGGGTTGGTATGA